One genomic region from Cellulomonas fengjieae encodes:
- a CDS encoding VOC family protein encodes MGIVRPHLWFDDQAVPAARFYASVIPNTTIHSVATAPPGTPGVVEGAEFIVELTIDGMRATFLNGGPHFTLDEAFSFVLDCQDQAEVDHYWETLTADGGRPSRCGWLVDRFGVSWQVVPVQLDDVMSRPDAPGVARAMAAMLTMDKLDVAALEAAYRGE; translated from the coding sequence ATGGGCATCGTCCGTCCGCACCTCTGGTTCGACGACCAGGCCGTGCCGGCCGCCAGGTTCTACGCGTCCGTGATCCCGAACACCACGATCCACTCCGTCGCGACGGCACCCCCCGGCACCCCCGGAGTCGTCGAGGGCGCCGAGTTCATCGTCGAGCTGACCATCGACGGCATGCGCGCGACGTTCCTCAACGGCGGGCCGCACTTCACGCTCGACGAGGCGTTCTCCTTCGTCCTCGACTGCCAGGACCAGGCCGAGGTCGACCACTACTGGGAGACGCTCACCGCCGACGGTGGCCGGCCGAGCCGGTGCGGGTGGCTCGTCGACAGGTTCGGCGTCTCCTGGCAGGTGGTGCCCGTCCAGCTCGACGACGTGATGTCCCGGCCGGACGCCCCGGGGGTCGCCCGCGCCATGGCGGCGATGCTCACGATGGACAAGCTGGACGTCGCGGCGCTGGAGGCGGCGTACCGGGGCGAGTGA
- a CDS encoding bifunctional methylenetetrahydrofolate dehydrogenase/methenyltetrahydrofolate cyclohydrolase, which produces MTAQLLDGTAAAARIKAELTERVAALAARGVRPGLGTLLVGDDPGSRWYVAGKHKDCAEVGIASIREDLPATATQDEIEAAVHRLNEDPECTGFIVQLPLPTGVDTNRVLELVDPGKDADGLHPTNLGRLVLRVNEPVTSPLPCTPRGIIELLLRHDIDLHGADVVVVGRGVTVGRSIGLLLTRREINATVTLTHTGTEELSEHTRNADVVIAAAGVPGIITADMIKPGAAVIDVGVSRSVDAETGKSRVVGDVDPGVREVASWVSPNPGGVGPMTRAMLLTNVVETAERLLG; this is translated from the coding sequence ATGACGGCCCAGCTGCTCGACGGGACGGCCGCCGCCGCCCGGATCAAGGCCGAGCTCACCGAGCGGGTGGCAGCGCTCGCGGCCCGGGGCGTCCGTCCCGGGCTCGGCACGCTGCTCGTCGGCGACGACCCGGGCTCCCGCTGGTACGTCGCGGGCAAGCACAAGGACTGCGCCGAGGTGGGCATCGCCTCGATCCGTGAGGACCTGCCCGCCACGGCCACGCAGGACGAGATCGAGGCGGCGGTCCACCGGCTGAACGAGGACCCGGAGTGCACCGGGTTCATCGTGCAGCTGCCACTGCCCACGGGCGTGGACACCAACCGGGTGCTGGAGCTGGTCGACCCCGGCAAGGACGCGGACGGGCTGCACCCGACGAACCTCGGTCGCCTGGTCCTGCGGGTCAACGAGCCGGTCACGTCGCCGTTGCCGTGCACCCCGCGGGGCATCATCGAGCTGCTCCTGCGGCACGACATCGACCTGCACGGCGCGGACGTCGTCGTCGTCGGGCGGGGTGTCACCGTCGGGCGCTCGATCGGGCTCCTGCTGACCCGCCGCGAGATCAACGCGACGGTCACGCTGACCCACACGGGAACCGAGGAGCTGTCCGAGCACACCCGGAACGCCGACGTGGTCATCGCCGCGGCCGGCGTTCCCGGGATCATCACCGCGGACATGATCAAGCCGGGTGCGGCGGTCATCGACGTCGGTGTCTCGCGTTCCGTCGACGCCGAGACCGGCAAGAGCCGGGTGGTCGGCGACGTCGACCCCGGGGTCCGTGAGGTGGCCTCCTGGGTCTCGCCCAACCCGGGCGGCGTCGGGCCGATGACGCGCGCGATGCTGCTGACGAACGTGGTGGAGACCGCCGAGCGGCTGCTGGGCTGA
- the glyA gene encoding serine hydroxymethyltransferase: MSADQIPLMDQNISQLDPEIAAVLDGELARQQGTLEMIASENFVPRAVLQAQGSVLTNKYAEGYPGRRYYGGCEQVDIAENIAIDRAKALFGAEHANVQPHSGATANAAVLHALINAGDKILGLELAHGGHLTHGMKINFSGKLYQVGAYGVDPQTFLVDMDVVRERALEQRPDVIIGGWSAYPRQLDFAAFRSIADEVGAKLWVDMAHFAGLVAAGLHPSPVPHSDVVSSTVHKTIGGPRSGFILSREEYAKKIDSAVFPGQQGGPLMHVIAAKAVAFKVAGTEEFKDRQQRTLDGARIIAERLSAPDVAAAGVSVLTGGTDVHLVLVDLRHSELDGQQAEDLLHAAGVTVNRNAVPFDPRPARVTSGLRIGTPALATRGFGDVEFTEVADIIATALVNGAATDLEALRARVLKLTDAFPLYSDLQQY; the protein is encoded by the coding sequence ATGAGCGCCGACCAGATCCCCCTGATGGACCAGAACATCTCCCAGCTGGACCCGGAGATCGCCGCCGTCCTCGACGGCGAGCTCGCCCGCCAGCAGGGCACGCTCGAGATGATCGCGAGCGAGAACTTCGTGCCCCGCGCCGTCCTGCAGGCGCAGGGCTCCGTGCTCACCAACAAGTACGCCGAGGGCTACCCCGGCCGGCGCTACTACGGCGGCTGCGAGCAGGTCGACATCGCGGAGAACATCGCGATCGACCGCGCCAAGGCGCTGTTCGGCGCCGAGCACGCCAACGTCCAGCCGCACTCGGGCGCCACGGCCAACGCCGCCGTGCTGCACGCCCTGATCAACGCCGGCGACAAGATCCTCGGCCTCGAGCTGGCCCACGGCGGGCACCTCACGCACGGCATGAAGATCAACTTCTCGGGCAAGCTCTACCAGGTCGGCGCGTACGGCGTGGACCCGCAGACGTTCCTCGTGGACATGGACGTCGTCCGGGAGCGCGCGCTCGAGCAGCGTCCCGACGTCATCATCGGCGGCTGGTCCGCGTACCCGCGCCAGCTCGACTTCGCGGCGTTCCGGTCCATCGCCGACGAGGTCGGCGCCAAGCTCTGGGTCGACATGGCGCACTTCGCCGGCCTGGTCGCCGCCGGCCTGCACCCGAGCCCGGTGCCGCACTCGGACGTCGTGTCGTCCACGGTGCACAAGACGATCGGTGGCCCGCGGTCGGGCTTCATCCTGAGCCGCGAGGAGTACGCCAAGAAGATCGACTCAGCCGTCTTCCCGGGTCAGCAGGGCGGCCCGCTGATGCACGTGATCGCCGCCAAGGCCGTCGCGTTCAAGGTGGCCGGTACCGAGGAGTTCAAGGACCGCCAGCAGCGCACCCTCGACGGTGCCCGGATCATCGCGGAGCGGCTGTCGGCGCCGGACGTCGCGGCGGCCGGTGTCTCGGTCCTGACCGGCGGCACCGACGTGCACCTGGTGCTCGTCGACCTCCGGCACTCCGAGCTGGACGGTCAGCAGGCCGAGGACCTCCTGCACGCGGCCGGCGTCACGGTGAACCGCAACGCGGTGCCCTTCGACCCGCGCCCCGCACGGGTCACGTCCGGCTTGCGCATCGGCACACCCGCACTGGCGACCCGCGGCTTCGGCGACGTCGAGTTCACCGAGGTGGCGGACATCATCGCGACCGCGCTCGTCAACGGCGCCGCCACGGACCTCGAGGCGCTGCGCGCGCGGGTGCTCAAGCTCACCGACGCGTTCCCGCTGTACTCCGACCTGCAGCAGTACTGA
- a CDS encoding GNAT family N-acetyltransferase, whose protein sequence is MTQPDLDIRFVTPDDAGELLTLRRAAFVTEAQQYGDPHIPPLTQTLEELQADLQQDGVITLGGWYGHRLVGSIRVLVEGTKATLGRFAVAPDLQGQGFGTQMLMAILPHLPEGIEEVWVFTGRDSVQNIALYAKHGYEHQHDQTAGDLTYAYLRKILGDTAEA, encoded by the coding sequence ATGACGCAGCCTGACCTGGACATCCGCTTCGTGACCCCCGACGACGCGGGCGAGCTGCTCACGCTGCGTCGGGCCGCGTTCGTCACCGAGGCGCAGCAGTACGGCGACCCGCACATCCCGCCGCTCACGCAGACCCTCGAGGAGCTCCAGGCGGACCTGCAGCAGGACGGCGTCATCACCCTCGGTGGCTGGTACGGGCACCGGCTCGTCGGCTCGATCCGGGTGCTCGTCGAGGGGACCAAGGCGACGCTCGGCCGGTTCGCGGTCGCCCCGGACCTGCAGGGGCAGGGGTTCGGCACGCAGATGCTCATGGCGATCCTGCCGCACCTGCCCGAGGGCATCGAGGAGGTCTGGGTGTTCACCGGCCGCGACTCCGTGCAGAACATCGCGCTGTACGCCAAGCACGGGTACGAGCACCAGCACGACCAGACCGCCGGTGACCTGACGTACGCGTACCTGCGCAAGATCCTCGGGGACACCGCCGAGGCGTGA
- the purU gene encoding formyltetrahydrofolate deformylase, producing MSYDSPASVHWVLTLSCPDRPGIVHAVAGVLAEHGGNITESQQFGDPLSGLFFMRVQVTASTPRAELEQAFESIAATFEMDWSLDVAGRPVRTLVMGSTAAHCLNDLAFRQRSENLPIDLVAVVSNHTTLAPLAEFYDIPFHHVPVTAATKQQAESRLLELVEELDVELVVLARYMQILSDDLCRALQGRVINIHHSFLPSFKGARPYAQAHDRGVKLIGATAHYVTGDLDEGPIIEQDVERVDHSRHVEDLVALGQDVERRALARAVRWHAEHRVLLDGHRTIVFR from the coding sequence GTGTCCTACGACTCACCTGCCTCCGTCCACTGGGTCCTGACCCTCTCCTGCCCCGACCGCCCCGGGATCGTGCACGCGGTCGCCGGGGTGCTGGCCGAGCACGGCGGAAACATCACCGAGTCGCAGCAGTTCGGCGACCCGCTGTCGGGGCTCTTCTTCATGCGGGTGCAGGTCACCGCATCGACGCCGCGCGCCGAGCTGGAGCAGGCGTTCGAGTCGATCGCCGCCACGTTCGAGATGGACTGGTCGCTCGACGTCGCCGGCCGGCCGGTCCGGACGCTGGTCATGGGCTCGACGGCCGCGCACTGCCTGAACGACCTGGCGTTCCGGCAGCGCTCGGAGAACCTGCCGATCGACCTGGTCGCCGTGGTCTCCAACCACACCACGCTGGCACCGCTGGCCGAGTTCTACGACATCCCGTTCCACCACGTCCCGGTCACGGCGGCGACGAAGCAGCAGGCCGAGTCGCGCCTGCTCGAGCTGGTCGAGGAGCTGGACGTCGAGCTGGTGGTGCTCGCGCGCTACATGCAGATCCTCTCCGACGACCTGTGTCGGGCGCTGCAGGGCCGCGTGATCAACATCCACCACTCGTTCCTGCCGTCCTTCAAGGGCGCGCGGCCGTACGCGCAGGCCCACGACCGCGGCGTGAAGCTGATCGGCGCGACGGCGCACTACGTCACCGGGGACCTGGACGAGGGCCCGATCATCGAGCAGGACGTGGAGCGGGTGGACCACTCGCGCCACGTCGAGGACCTGGTGGCCCTGGGCCAGGACGTCGAGCGCCGCGCCCTCGCGCGTGCCGTCCGCTGGCACGCGGAGCACCGGGTCCTGCTCGACGGCCACCGGACCATCGTCTTCCGATGA
- a CDS encoding extracellular catalytic domain type 1 short-chain-length polyhydroxyalkanoate depolymerase produces the protein MKPSLRRAVAAATTLALGVVGLAVAALTTAPAAQAASLVSVPSFGSNPGGLGMSIFVPDSLPARPAVLVAVHYCTGSAQAMYDGSQFDELATRYGYIVIYPQANRSGSCFDVSSSQALTHGGASDPASIVSMVRYVQQRYATDTGRVFVTGVSSGAMMTEVLLATYPDVFAAGSAFAGVPATCFSTTSPPPGTTSQAPWNSDCSGGRLVRTDQQWGDLARAAYPGYTGPRPRVQLWHGSQDTTLSYVNFGEAIKQWTDVLGVSATPASTDSPASGQTRTRYGATGDRAPVEAISLQGVGHNLPVDAAAAIRFFGLDSPVTPTTPAPTTPAPTTPAPTTPAPTTPAPTTPPPTPSGSCTVAYSVNQWNTGFTANITVTSAVALSGWTLTWTYPSGQTVTQAWSSVTTQSGSVVTARNAAWNGTIPAGGSTQFGLNGAHSGTNTAPATFALNGTPCARA, from the coding sequence ATGAAGCCGTCCCTGCGCCGCGCCGTCGCGGCCGCCACCACCCTCGCGCTCGGCGTCGTCGGCCTCGCCGTCGCCGCACTGACCACCGCGCCCGCAGCGCAGGCGGCCTCACTGGTCAGCGTCCCGAGCTTCGGCAGCAACCCCGGCGGACTGGGGATGAGCATCTTCGTGCCGGACTCCCTGCCCGCCCGGCCCGCGGTGCTCGTCGCGGTGCACTACTGCACCGGGTCGGCGCAGGCGATGTACGACGGCTCCCAGTTCGACGAGCTGGCCACGCGGTACGGCTACATCGTGATCTATCCCCAGGCCAACCGGAGCGGCAGCTGCTTCGACGTGAGCTCGTCGCAGGCGCTCACCCACGGCGGCGCCAGCGACCCCGCGAGCATCGTGTCGATGGTCCGGTACGTGCAGCAGCGGTACGCGACCGACACCGGCCGGGTGTTCGTCACCGGCGTCTCGTCGGGCGCGATGATGACCGAGGTGCTGCTCGCCACCTACCCCGACGTGTTCGCCGCGGGATCGGCGTTCGCGGGCGTGCCGGCCACGTGCTTCTCGACGACGTCGCCCCCGCCGGGGACCACGTCGCAGGCGCCCTGGAACAGCGACTGCTCGGGCGGCCGGCTGGTGCGCACCGATCAGCAGTGGGGTGACCTCGCCCGCGCGGCCTATCCCGGCTACACGGGCCCCCGGCCGCGGGTGCAGCTCTGGCACGGCTCGCAGGACACGACGCTCAGCTACGTGAACTTCGGCGAGGCGATCAAGCAGTGGACCGACGTGCTGGGCGTCAGCGCGACCCCGGCGTCCACGGACTCCCCCGCGAGCGGCCAGACCCGCACGCGCTACGGCGCCACCGGCGACCGGGCGCCCGTCGAGGCGATCAGCCTGCAGGGCGTCGGGCACAACCTGCCGGTGGACGCCGCCGCGGCGATCCGCTTCTTCGGCCTGGACAGCCCGGTCACGCCGACGACACCGGCCCCGACGACACCGGCCCCGACCACCCCGGCGCCCACCACGCCCGCACCGACCACGCCGGCCCCCACGACTCCCCCGCCCACCCCGTCCGGCTCCTGCACCGTGGCGTACTCGGTGAACCAGTGGAACACCGGCTTCACGGCGAACATCACGGTGACGTCGGCGGTGGCACTCAGCGGGTGGACGCTGACGTGGACGTACCCGTCGGGGCAGACCGTGACGCAGGCCTGGAGCTCGGTCACCACGCAGTCCGGGTCGGTGGTCACCGCGCGGAACGCGGCGTGGAACGGCACGATCCCGGCGGGCGGCTCGACGCAGTTCGGCCTCAACGGCGCCCACTCCGGTACCAACACCGCACCGGCGACCTTCGCCCTCAACGGAACGCCCTGCGCGCGCGCCTGA
- the mmsB gene encoding multiple monosaccharide ABC transporter permease — protein MTAVAGLRELFTRNLRQSGILVAFVVIVGLFTVLTDGVLLDPRNVTNLVLQYSYILILAIGMMIVIVGGHIDLSVGSVVALTGAVSAVVVIQHGSPWYLGVLAGLFVGFLVGVWQGFWVAYVGIPAFIVTLAGMLLFRGMTLQVLGNISLSPFPASYQKIANGFLNGFLGGQGIDVFTLVIAALAVVGYAVSQYRTRAGRIRYQQVVETMPIFLAKIVLVGLVGMAFAYQLARSRGLPIVLIILGVLIIAYQILTTKTVFGRHVYAIGGNLSAAQLSGVKVKRVNFWIFVNMGMLAAVAGVVYSSRSNSAQPAAGNMFELDAIAACFIGGASTTGGVGRITGAMVGGLIMAVMSNGMQLMGIDDSVQQMVKGLVLLLAVAFDIYNKRRAASAR, from the coding sequence ATGACCGCCGTGGCAGGCCTGCGGGAGCTCTTCACGAGGAACCTGCGTCAGAGCGGGATCCTGGTCGCGTTCGTCGTGATCGTGGGGCTGTTCACCGTCCTCACGGACGGCGTGCTGCTCGACCCGCGCAACGTGACCAACCTCGTGCTCCAGTACTCCTACATCCTCATCCTCGCGATCGGGATGATGATCGTCATCGTCGGAGGCCACATCGACCTGTCGGTCGGGTCGGTCGTCGCGCTCACGGGTGCGGTCTCTGCGGTCGTCGTCATCCAGCACGGCTCGCCCTGGTACCTGGGCGTGCTCGCGGGCCTGTTCGTCGGGTTCCTGGTCGGCGTGTGGCAGGGCTTCTGGGTGGCGTACGTCGGGATCCCGGCGTTCATCGTGACGCTCGCCGGCATGCTGCTCTTCCGCGGCATGACCCTGCAGGTGCTCGGCAACATCTCCCTGTCGCCGTTCCCGGCGTCGTACCAGAAGATCGCCAACGGCTTCCTCAACGGCTTCCTCGGCGGGCAGGGGATCGACGTCTTCACGCTCGTGATCGCCGCGCTCGCGGTCGTCGGCTACGCCGTCAGCCAGTACCGGACCCGCGCCGGCCGGATCAGGTACCAGCAGGTCGTGGAGACCATGCCGATCTTCCTCGCCAAGATCGTCCTGGTCGGGCTCGTCGGCATGGCGTTCGCGTACCAGCTCGCCCGCAGCCGGGGCCTGCCGATCGTGCTGATCATCCTGGGCGTCCTGATCATCGCCTACCAGATCCTCACCACCAAGACCGTGTTCGGCCGCCACGTCTACGCGATCGGCGGGAACCTGTCCGCCGCCCAGCTGTCGGGCGTGAAGGTCAAGCGGGTCAACTTCTGGATCTTCGTCAACATGGGGATGCTCGCCGCCGTGGCGGGCGTCGTGTACTCGTCGCGCTCCAACAGCGCGCAGCCGGCGGCGGGCAACATGTTCGAGCTCGACGCGATCGCCGCGTGCTTCATCGGCGGCGCGTCCACCACGGGCGGCGTCGGCCGCATCACCGGGGCCATGGTCGGCGGCCTGATCATGGCCGTCATGAGCAACGGCATGCAGCTCATGGGCATCGACGACTCGGTGCAGCAGATGGTCAAGGGCCTCGTCCTGCTGCTCGCCGTCGCGTTCGACATCTACAACAAGCGCCGGGCGGCCTCGGCCCGCTGA
- the mmsA gene encoding multiple monosaccharide ABC transporter ATP-binding protein, giving the protein MQAITKTFPGVKALQDVSMSVERGEIHAICGENGAGKSTLMKVLSGVHPHGSYEGSILFDGEEVQFGSINDSEAKGIVIIHQELALVPYLSVAENIFLGNERVHRGFIDWNVANSEAAVLLARVGLDELPVTPVGQLGVGKQQLVEIAKALSKQVKLLILDEPTAALNDNDSEHLLGLLRQLKAQGITSIMISHKLNEIAEIADTTTIIRDGRTVETLDMRADEVTQERIIRGMVGRDLGHRFPPHESHVGEEVLRIEDWTVHHPTDPERVVVDRANLTVRAGEIVGLAGLMGAGRTELAMSVFGRSYGSHITGNLYLHGKPIKAATVSEAISHGIAYATEDRKKYGLNLIEDIRSNISAANLAQVSSSGFVNTNEEIRVAEGYRQRMNIKAPTVLALAGKLSGGNQQKVVLSKWLFTDPQVLILDEPTRGIDVGAKYEIYTLINKLADEGKAVLVISSELPELLGICNRIYTLSAGRITGVLPQAQATQENLMELMTKDKDEVR; this is encoded by the coding sequence ATGCAAGCCATCACCAAGACGTTTCCCGGCGTCAAGGCACTGCAGGACGTGTCGATGTCGGTCGAGCGTGGCGAGATCCACGCGATCTGCGGCGAGAACGGCGCCGGCAAGTCGACCCTCATGAAGGTGCTGTCGGGCGTGCACCCGCACGGCTCCTACGAGGGGTCGATCCTCTTCGACGGTGAGGAGGTCCAGTTCGGGTCGATCAACGACTCCGAGGCCAAGGGCATCGTGATCATCCACCAGGAGCTCGCGCTCGTCCCGTACCTGTCGGTCGCGGAGAACATCTTCCTCGGCAACGAGCGGGTGCACCGCGGCTTCATCGACTGGAACGTCGCCAACTCCGAGGCCGCGGTGCTGCTCGCCCGGGTCGGGCTGGACGAGCTGCCCGTCACGCCGGTCGGCCAGCTCGGCGTCGGCAAGCAGCAGCTCGTCGAGATCGCCAAGGCGCTGTCCAAGCAGGTCAAGCTGCTGATCCTCGACGAGCCGACGGCAGCCCTCAACGACAACGACTCCGAGCACCTGCTGGGCCTGCTGCGCCAGCTCAAGGCGCAGGGGATCACCTCGATCATGATCTCCCACAAGCTCAACGAGATCGCCGAGATCGCGGACACCACGACGATCATCCGCGACGGCCGCACGGTGGAGACGCTCGACATGCGGGCCGACGAGGTCACGCAGGAGCGCATCATCCGCGGGATGGTCGGCCGCGACCTCGGCCACCGGTTCCCGCCCCACGAGTCGCACGTCGGCGAGGAGGTGCTGCGGATCGAGGACTGGACCGTGCACCACCCGACGGACCCCGAGCGCGTCGTCGTCGATCGGGCGAACCTCACGGTCCGCGCGGGCGAGATCGTCGGGCTCGCCGGGCTGATGGGCGCGGGTCGGACCGAGCTCGCGATGTCGGTGTTCGGCCGCTCCTACGGCAGCCACATCACCGGGAACCTCTACCTGCACGGAAAGCCGATCAAGGCGGCGACGGTGAGCGAGGCCATCTCGCACGGCATCGCGTACGCGACGGAGGATCGCAAGAAGTACGGCCTCAACCTGATCGAGGACATCCGGAGCAACATCTCCGCCGCGAACCTCGCGCAGGTCTCGAGCTCGGGGTTCGTCAACACGAACGAGGAGATCCGGGTGGCGGAGGGGTACCGCCAGCGCATGAACATCAAGGCGCCCACGGTGCTGGCGCTGGCCGGCAAGCTCTCGGGCGGCAACCAGCAGAAGGTCGTGCTGAGCAAGTGGCTCTTCACGGACCCGCAGGTGCTGATCCTCGACGAGCCCACCCGTGGCATCGACGTCGGCGCCAAGTACGAGATCTACACGCTGATCAACAAGCTCGCCGACGAGGGCAAGGCGGTCCTGGTCATCTCCTCGGAGCTGCCCGAGCTGCTCGGCATCTGCAACCGGATCTACACGCTCTCGGCCGGCCGGATCACCGGTGTGCTGCCGCAGGCGCAGGCGACTCAGGAGAACTTGATGGAGCTCATGACCAAGGACAAGGACGAGGTGCGATGA
- the chvE gene encoding multiple monosaccharide ABC transporter substrate-binding protein: protein MRRITIAAMGAVLALGLAACSGSGAGSTDDSSGAAPKDPSDLTVGVAMPTQTSERWIADGNAVKAGLEEAGYTVDLQYAGDDIPTQQEQIDQMITKGADLLILASIDGTALATQLQAAADANIPVIAYDRLIRDSDNVDFYVTFDNYKVGVQQATSLLTGLGILNADGSEGDAAGPFNIELFAGSLDDNNAHFFFKGAMDTLQEYIDDGTLVVKSGQTDIEQAATLRWLQETAQKRMENLLTSTYSDGSLVQGVLSPYDGLSRGIITALQNAGYGPAISGGMPIVTGQDAEIASVKLINDDVQYSTIFKDTRKLADQAVVSAQAFLAEEEPEANDTESYDNGVKVVPSFLLDSDVVVKDGIQSLLIDSGYWTEEQVASGQA from the coding sequence ATGCGACGGATCACGATCGCGGCGATGGGTGCGGTCCTCGCACTCGGACTGGCCGCATGTTCGGGCAGCGGAGCCGGCAGCACGGACGACTCCTCCGGCGCCGCCCCCAAGGACCCGAGCGACCTCACGGTCGGCGTCGCCATGCCGACGCAGACGTCCGAACGCTGGATCGCTGACGGCAACGCCGTCAAGGCCGGCCTCGAGGAGGCGGGCTACACGGTCGACCTGCAGTACGCGGGCGACGACATCCCGACCCAGCAGGAGCAGATCGACCAGATGATCACCAAGGGCGCCGACCTGCTGATCCTGGCCTCGATCGACGGCACGGCGCTGGCGACCCAGCTCCAGGCCGCTGCCGACGCGAACATCCCGGTCATCGCGTACGACCGCCTCATCCGGGACAGCGACAACGTCGACTTCTACGTGACGTTCGACAACTACAAGGTGGGCGTGCAGCAGGCGACGTCGCTGCTCACGGGCCTGGGCATCCTCAACGCCGACGGCTCGGAGGGCGACGCGGCCGGGCCGTTCAACATCGAGCTCTTCGCCGGCTCGCTGGACGACAACAATGCGCACTTCTTCTTCAAGGGCGCGATGGACACGCTGCAGGAGTACATCGACGACGGGACGCTCGTCGTGAAGTCGGGCCAGACCGACATCGAGCAGGCCGCCACGCTGCGCTGGCTGCAGGAGACCGCGCAGAAGCGCATGGAGAACCTGCTCACGTCGACCTACTCGGACGGAAGCTTGGTCCAGGGCGTCCTCTCGCCGTACGACGGTCTGTCGCGCGGCATCATCACCGCCCTGCAGAACGCCGGCTACGGCCCCGCGATCTCCGGCGGGATGCCGATCGTCACCGGCCAGGACGCCGAGATCGCCTCGGTCAAGCTGATCAACGACGACGTGCAGTACTCGACGATCTTCAAGGACACGCGCAAGCTCGCCGACCAGGCGGTCGTCTCCGCGCAGGCCTTCCTGGCCGAGGAGGAGCCCGAGGCGAACGACACCGAGTCCTACGACAACGGCGTGAAGGTCGTCCCGTCCTTCCTGCTCGACTCGGACGTGGTCGTCAAGGACGGCATCCAGAGCCTGCTCATCGACTCCGGCTACTGGACCGAGGAGCAGGTGGCCAGCGGCCAGGCCTGA